The Bdellovibrio bacteriovorus DNA segment CAAGGACAAGTCCAATTCAAAGTAAACGACGGATTTTTTATCAGCGGCGGTCTTGGCTTCGCTTCCCTTTCAAGCACGGAAGCGAAAAACACCACCACAACTACTCTGACAAGAACCAGCGCATACACCATGTCTGGCGTACAAGTCGGCGCCCGGTTTGCACTTATTCCAGACACCTCTTCGTTGGATTTCTTTCTTCAAAGTGTCACCGCAAGTAACTCCGACGTCACCCAAGGCACTGCCAAACTGACGTTAAAAGACATGCGCCGAACCACGATCGGCGCATCGGTAAAATATCTTTTTTAATTCCAAGTGTAACGCACAAAGCTGCAGGACGCGGCAGCGAGTTGCGTTAGCTACAAATAAAAAACGCTCAGGTTTTTAACTCCTGAGCGTCTTAAAAATAAAACTATCCGCAATCAACTACGCGTTCATCGCTCGATCCGTCAAAAACTCAATCAAACACTGAACCGGCTGACCAGAACCACCGCTGCTAGTGAGTGCCCCTTGCGCTTTATCGCTCCACGCATACACGTCTAAATGCGCCCATTTTTTTCCACGCACAAATTTTTGTAAAAACAACGCCGCAGTGATCGCGCCACCAAAGCTTCCGCCCGAGTTTTTAAAATCTGCAAATGGCGACGACATCTCAGCCCAGTATTTTTCAAACAAAGGCATGCGCCAGTTCAAATCCCCCGCACGTTGTCCGGCCTGAGTGATCGCTGACGCCAAAGTATCATCATTTGAAAACAAACCGGCAATTTCAGAACCCAAACCCACTTTGATCGCCCCCGTTAAGGTCGCGACGTCAATCACGTATTCTGGATCATCCGACCCTTTTTGCGTGCAGGCGACATCTAAAACGTCTGCCAAAACCAAGCGGCCTTCAGCATCCGTGTTATCAATCTCAACGCGCAAACCGTTGCGCGCGGTGATCACGTCACTGGGACGGAAGGATTTTCCATCCACCGCGTTTTCCGCCAAAGCCAAATAAAAATCCAAAGGACCCGGGTATTCACTGTTTGAGGCCCACGTCGCAAGACCGACAACCGACGCCGCGCCACCCATGTCTTTTTTCATCAAACGCATCGCCGAAGACGGTTTGATATCAAGGCCGCCCGTATCAAACGTAATCCCCTTACCCACAAACGCGATCGGTTTTAGTTTTGATTTTCCCTTAGGGCGATAGCGGATGTGGACCATGCGCGAGGTGTTTTCCGCCCCTTGGCCAGTGGAAGCATGTAAACCCATGCCCTCTTGACGAAGTTTACGCTCATCCCACACGGTCACTTTCGCCGTGGATGGCAAATTCAATTTTTTGCTTACAAGTTCAGCAAAAGTAGCTGGGTTTAAATCATTCGGTGGCATGTTCACCAAATGGCGGGCCGTATTTACGGCGCGCGCACGATCAATAGCTTCCACGATCAAATCGGAATCCAAAGTGCCCAAAGTCTTTTTCAAAGAAACCTTAGGAAGATCCAACAGCTGCTTATCGTCGACATAGTGACGGTAATTATAAGTCGCCATATCTAAACCGACCAAAGCGCCCAGATCTTGGACTTCATCCGTGCCGCGGAATTCAATATTTAAAACTTTCACCGCGTGAGCTTTGATTTGCGCAACCAAGGCACCGAACTGATCACGGGCCCACGTGTATTCGGCTTCGTCAATCAAACCACCGTGACCGACAGTTCCTTTTTGACGAGGACGCAGAATCCACACCGGGCCATTTTGACCGACGAAATAAATAAACTCGCGTTCTGTTTTTTTCAAAGACTCTGCTTGCCAAACTAAAGAATGCTCTTCAATCAAAGCGCCCAGTTGGCTTTGATCATCCACTCCTAAGAAATAGACGAAACCTGTCAATTCATTTTTTACTTTAAGTTCTTTTCCGAAGCTAAAGGTATCAACCCAAGATTGAATGTTGAGCTGTGATTTGCCTTTTGACGGAGTTTTCGCTGAAGCGGACTTCTTAGCCACTGATTTCCTCACTTTTAGTTTGTGCCTGGATGAACAAATTCCGTAGAATCATAATATGACGTGGACGAAGACCACAAATCTTAAATTTTGCTTACTCAATGCAGAGAACCTCTTTTTGATGTTCGAAGGCACTCCCCAAAAAGAGGCCGTAAATTTGAGCGAGTCCCAGTGGCAGCGTCTCTCCGTTTCGGTCTATGAAAATAAGCCGCTTAAAAAGTGCCACGAAATCGCCAAGGCTCTGAAAGAAATTAACGCCGACATCATTATGCTGTGCGAAGTCGGTGGTTTTGAATCCTTAAATAACTTCAACCATCTCTTTATGGATGACGCCTATTCGCCCTGTTTGATTGAAGGAAACTCAGAGCGCAATATTGACGTGGGATTTTTGATCCGCAAGAACATGGATTTTTATTTCGATCTTCAGTCCAATAAAAATCGCCCCATCAATTACCTTTATCCTCACGAACGCCAAAGCCTTTTAAACGGTTATCCGATTAAGGGCGGCAAGGTCACAAGCAGTCATAAGTTTTCGCGGGACGTGGCCGAACTCAGACTTTTTACCACCGATCGTGAGAAACCTTTTTTGACGATTTTACTAGCACATTTAAAGTCCCGCTTAGATCCGGATCGTATCGACCCCAATGGCTTTGAACGACGCCAAGCAGAATTACGAACTTTGATCGAAATCTATCAAGAACTTGAAGCCGTGCACCCCGATTTACCGATCATGGTGGCCGGTGATTTTAATGGTCAAGCCGGAGTTCACCACACCGATGAGGAGTTTAGGGACCTGTACAGCCTGACCCAGTTGTCTGACGTCTTAGAGGTGTCTCAACTTCCCCCCGAAGCGCGAGCGACATTCTACCAAGTTCGCAACGGCGGCAAAGCCGATGGTCGTCAGATTGATTTTGCGTTTTTAAATCCCAATCTTCAAAAACTGGTCAAAGCCGGTGCCACCAAAGTGTATCGTTATAAGGACGAAATGGGAATGGAACGAGATGTGCCTCGCAATATGGAGGCCAAACTTCATTTACCAAGTGACCACTATCCCCTGGTCTTTGAAATTGAAAATCTTAAAGTCCCGTGATCTTTGACATGCCAACGTGCCGCCCAGAGACGTTTTATTAATTTTTCTTTTACTTTCGTTACGAAAAAACTATCCTAGATTTCATTATGGCAATGCAAAAGACCGAAACAAGAGATTTTAGTATCAAGGTGAATGTGGTTTACGTTTCTCAGGAATCAAAGCCTGATCAAAACTATCATTTCTTTGCTTATAAAATTTCAATCACCAACAATGGATCTTCACCCGCTCAATTGATGAGCCGCTTTTGGCTGATCACGGATTCTCACGGACACAAAGAAGAAGTGCGTGGCCCTGGCGTGGTGGGTGTTCAACCCAAAATCCAACCCGGTCAGACATTTGAATACGAAAGTGCCTGCCCTCTGCACGCCTCCACCGGCAGTATGAAAGGGCATTATCAGTTCGTCGCTGAAAACGGCGAAAGTTTTACAGTAGAAATCCCTGAATTCTACCTGATTGCCCCAATCGCTCTGCATTAAGCCATTCCCTCGCACCCTAAAAGGTCTGGGATTGGCGAAAAACACTTTTAAATCATAAAAAACCTGTGCTAAACCCTGGCCAGCTCTTTGGGGAGGGGCCACGGATGACATGGTTTAAAACCTTACGCGAACTTCTAAGCTTTACGACGAAGTCTCCCTGCTTGTGCATGGTGATTACGGAGCAAGAAGGCGCGGAAATTTGGGTGAACGATAAAAACACCCATATGGTGACTCCTAAAGCTATCACCGTGCCTCGCAATACCGAAGTTAAGATCACCTTAAGACTTATCGGCCATTACGAGCACACCGCCATGGTAAAAAGCGGTCATCATCTTTCCTATTACCACACCAAACTTCAACGTGTGCCTTTGCGTCTCATCAGCAATGACAGCTTTGAGGACTCGGTTGAACTTCGCTAATCATGATCTCTAAAAGGTTGCCGTACTTGAAAATCACCAAGCGTCTTATTATTCGTCCCCTAGAACTTCATGACTATGAAAACTGGGAACAAGCTTACTCTTGCCAACGTCCCGTGCAAAACGAATGGGACACAACCAATTGGAAAGAGTCCGAGCTGACCTTGGCAAAATTCAAAGAGACGCTAAAGAACGAAAAAAAACTGCGCGCGCAAGATAAGTACTACAACTTCGGCGTCTTCCGCAAAGACGACGGCGTGCTGATTGGCCAAGTGGCGCTGATGGATGTTTCTCGAGGAGTTTTTAACAACGCTTATTTAGGGTATCGCATTTTCAACAATCACTGGGGTCAAGGATACGCGCAAGAGGCTTGCAAAGCCGCCATCCACATCGCCTTTAAAAATATCAAACTTCACCGCATTGAGGCCGGCATCGAGCCTAAAAACAAGCGCTCTATCCGCGTCGCCAAAGCTTTGGGTTTACGCAAAGAAGGCTTAAGCAAAAAAAGACTGCTGTTTAATAAAAAATGGGTGGATCTGTTGCTTTTCGCGATGACCAAAGAAGAGTTTTAGTAAAATCTCAGCCCGCGATTTTTTGGGCGTAACGATCTTTCACGTGCATCGAGATATAGGTCGCAAGTCCCCAGCCTTGCAGGGCCAGCTCTTTCATCTTTTCAACTTCGCGCTTTCCCGTGCGAACATAATCGTACAAATACGAATCCCCACCCACAAAAACCACAACAATGGAACGCTCACGAATTTCGTAAGCTATCACGCCTGATTTGCCGCTGATGTTCTTATAAGGCTTCATATTTTTATTATGCCTTATTTGCGAAGGCATAAGTAAAAAATCTTATCAATAAATGTCAGGACTCAAAAGTTACTTTTGCAGTTGGAACTTTTCAAACCGGTTCAACTCGGATTCGATAAGTTTTTTGTTATTAGCTGATTTGTGTTTTCCCAGCCAAGTCCATTTCTGAATCAGCATCTTTTGTTTTTCGCGATCCGTTTTTAAATCAATGGCCGCCACAATCTTATCGCCGACTAAAACCGGCAACGCAAAATAGCCGTATTTGCGCTTTTCTTTCGGCACATAGGCTTCAAAGCGATGTTCATAATCAAAAAGCGAGTGCAAGCGTTTACGCTGAATAGTTAATGGATCAAAAGGGGACAGAATATGGACAAGCTCTTCATTCACCGTGACCGCTTCGTCTAAAACTTCCGGCGCGACCCAGAACTCAGATCTGGTGGCATCTTGAACTTTAATTTCAATCAGCTCACCTTTTTTAACTTTCTTTTCTATGATCTTTCTAATTTCCGGTTTTTTACTGGGTACTAAGTGGCAAATAGAATCAAGGGTGACAAGTCCTTGGGCTCTTAAAGATCTCTGAATTTCGTATTCTAAAACTTCCGCGCGTGTGGCGGGCTTTGGCATCTTATCCCACGCAAAATGTCTTTCCAGCAGCTCGTATTTTTTAAGCATGCCTTGTCGTTCGCTGATCACCAATCTTCCAGAATAAAAACCCAGCTGCAAAGCTTTCTTGGAAGGTTTACGGCTGGCCCATTCGTGATCTTTTTCAACCAGAACATCATCGGTAATATCCCGGATAGAAATCGGTCCTTCTTTTTTTATCAGACGCAAAACTTTTTGCAGCTCTTGCGGCTTTACTTTGCCCAACCACGGCCCGGGCGAAAGACGCCGGCGCTTCATATCTGGAATAAAAAAGCGAAAGTCTTGGGTCGGCACATAAGAAAGCGCATGGGTCCAATACTCAAAAACGGTTTTATCTTGGCTTTGTGCTTGGTGCAGATCACGGCGTTTATAATCCGGAATGCGTGTGTACAAGATGTGATGATGACAGCGCTCAATGACGTTGATCGTGTCGATTTGGACATAACCCAAATGTTCGATGGCCTTGGTGGTCGCCGCAGATCCCTTGCCGAAGGGAGCAGATTCCGTCAGCCCTTGGGATTTTAGCCAAATACCCCGGGCGTTTTCTTTAGTGATTGTTTTACTCATTGCTTTTGATTTTTACACCGAGGCGCCCTTAATTCCATTTTTTTTATCACTCTTCTCGTGGAGCGGCTTGGGAAATAGTCCTCACTTTAAGTATTAATGCCCCAAAAAAGGCGGCGCGCAAAACAGTCCCGTGTGTTTTATTGACCTTTCATTTCGGGCAAAGCTCGGCATCTCGGTTGCAGCCCTGGTTCTGCTTTAGGGGGTTTTTCAATGAGATATTTCATCTGCACCTTATTTGTTGTTACTGCGACCTTGTTTTCACCCTTGGCTTCTGCTGGAGCGGAGTTCTGGGGCAAAGAATCTAAAATGGAATCACCTCTTCCGTCGGGTCGGCGCGAAGCCATCAGAGCCACTCTTTCTTCCGAGATGCTGCGGGCCGCGGGTCTTTGGCAGGGTGTTCAACAAATGCGCGAGGCCCCTTTAGCAGAGCGGATTTCTTGGGTGCATAAAGTCACTCGCCAGATGATCCGCCCCCTGGAAGATCCGTCAAATCATTGGCAAACACCTTCGCAAACCTTGGCGCGACGTTCAGGAGATTGCGAAGACTATGCGGTCTTACGTATCGAACTGCTTCGCTGGCTCGGGGTGCCTTCTTCTCATATGGCGGCTTTTGTCGGGACGCGAGGGGGTGAGGGGCATGTGGTCGCTGCCGTCAGCACTCGCAATGGCACTTGGACTTTAGACAATATGAGTTTTTCTGCTTACCTTTCCTCAGCGCCGCGCGGATTTACTCCAGAAGTGGGCGTTAATCGGCAAGGTGCGTGGTGGCATTAGTGTTCCCTCACAATGCATTTTGGCGAAAAATAAATTTAATACTGCACTCGCCGTTTAAAACGCGGGATAAAATATAAGGGCGAGGTGAAGATGCCGGAACTAGCAGAAGTCGAGGCCGTTCGACGCAAACTTGCGAGCACATTAAAGGGCCGAAAAATAAAAGAAATTGTGACCGACGACAAGGATCGTTGGCTGTTCGCTTTTGTGCGCTCTGCAGAAGTCGAAAAAGCTTTGGTCGGTGCGAAAATCACGGGGGCCGGTCGAAAAGGAAAATACTTCTGGTTAGAGCTCAATAAAAAACCGTGGCCGATTTTTCATTTAGGCATGAGTGGTAATATTTCACTTTTAGAAGACGCCTCCACCGGTCGTCATCGCGATATTTGGGGAGGCACTAAATTATGGAGCCTCGAGGACGATGACGATCCGAAAGGCCGCATGTGGTTTTGTCGACTGCTCTTAATTTGTGATAAAAAAATTGAAATGGCCTTTACCGATCCGCGACGCTTTGGTCGAATGTGGCTGGCCGACGATCCTTGGGAACATCCCCGTATCAAACGCCTGGGATTTGATCCCTTGATTGATTGGCCGACAGTAAAAGTTTTAAGCGAGAAACTTAAAAAAAGAAAAAAGGCCATCAAGGCCGTTCTTTTAGATCAAACTCTTTTTGCAGGTATCGGAAACTGGCTGGCCGATGAAATTCTTTTTCAGGCCCGTATTGCGCCTCATCGCTTGGCATCCGAGCTAAAACCTGCCGAACTTAAACTTTTGCACAAGATGACTTTGGCGGTCGTAAAAAAAGCAGCCAGCGTCGATGCCGATTATGAACGCTTCCCGAAAACCTGGCTTTTCCATCATCGCTGGGGAAAATCTAAAAACGCCAAAACAAGCAAGGGTCAAAAAATTCAGCACGATGAAGTCGGCGGCCGTACCACCGCGTGGGTGCCCGGCTGGCAAAAATAACGG contains these protein-coding regions:
- a CDS encoding M17 family metallopeptidase — protein: MAKKSASAKTPSKGKSQLNIQSWVDTFSFGKELKVKNELTGFVYFLGVDDQSQLGALIEEHSLVWQAESLKKTEREFIYFVGQNGPVWILRPRQKGTVGHGGLIDEAEYTWARDQFGALVAQIKAHAVKVLNIEFRGTDEVQDLGALVGLDMATYNYRHYVDDKQLLDLPKVSLKKTLGTLDSDLIVEAIDRARAVNTARHLVNMPPNDLNPATFAELVSKKLNLPSTAKVTVWDERKLRQEGMGLHASTGQGAENTSRMVHIRYRPKGKSKLKPIAFVGKGITFDTGGLDIKPSSAMRLMKKDMGGAASVVGLATWASNSEYPGPLDFYLALAENAVDGKSFRPSDVITARNGLRVEIDNTDAEGRLVLADVLDVACTQKGSDDPEYVIDVATLTGAIKVGLGSEIAGLFSNDDTLASAITQAGQRAGDLNWRMPLFEKYWAEMSSPFADFKNSGGSFGGAITAALFLQKFVRGKKWAHLDVYAWSDKAQGALTSSGGSGQPVQCLIEFLTDRAMNA
- a CDS encoding endonuclease/exonuclease/phosphatase family protein, yielding MTWTKTTNLKFCLLNAENLFLMFEGTPQKEAVNLSESQWQRLSVSVYENKPLKKCHEIAKALKEINADIIMLCEVGGFESLNNFNHLFMDDAYSPCLIEGNSERNIDVGFLIRKNMDFYFDLQSNKNRPINYLYPHERQSLLNGYPIKGGKVTSSHKFSRDVAELRLFTTDREKPFLTILLAHLKSRLDPDRIDPNGFERRQAELRTLIEIYQELEAVHPDLPIMVAGDFNGQAGVHHTDEEFRDLYSLTQLSDVLEVSQLPPEARATFYQVRNGGKADGRQIDFAFLNPNLQKLVKAGATKVYRYKDEMGMERDVPRNMEAKLHLPSDHYPLVFEIENLKVP
- the apaG gene encoding Co2+/Mg2+ efflux protein ApaG, with the translated sequence MAMQKTETRDFSIKVNVVYVSQESKPDQNYHFFAYKISITNNGSSPAQLMSRFWLITDSHGHKEEVRGPGVVGVQPKIQPGQTFEYESACPLHASTGSMKGHYQFVAENGESFTVEIPEFYLIAPIALH
- a CDS encoding GNAT family N-acetyltransferase, giving the protein MISKRLPYLKITKRLIIRPLELHDYENWEQAYSCQRPVQNEWDTTNWKESELTLAKFKETLKNEKKLRAQDKYYNFGVFRKDDGVLIGQVALMDVSRGVFNNAYLGYRIFNNHWGQGYAQEACKAAIHIAFKNIKLHRIEAGIEPKNKRSIRVAKALGLRKEGLSKKRLLFNKKWVDLLLFAMTKEEF
- a CDS encoding winged helix-turn-helix domain-containing protein; the encoded protein is MSKTITKENARGIWLKSQGLTESAPFGKGSAATTKAIEHLGYVQIDTINVIERCHHHILYTRIPDYKRRDLHQAQSQDKTVFEYWTHALSYVPTQDFRFFIPDMKRRRLSPGPWLGKVKPQELQKVLRLIKKEGPISIRDITDDVLVEKDHEWASRKPSKKALQLGFYSGRLVISERQGMLKKYELLERHFAWDKMPKPATRAEVLEYEIQRSLRAQGLVTLDSICHLVPSKKPEIRKIIEKKVKKGELIEIKVQDATRSEFWVAPEVLDEAVTVNEELVHILSPFDPLTIQRKRLHSLFDYEHRFEAYVPKEKRKYGYFALPVLVGDKIVAAIDLKTDREKQKMLIQKWTWLGKHKSANNKKLIESELNRFEKFQLQK
- a CDS encoding transglutaminase-like cysteine peptidase; the encoded protein is MRYFICTLFVVTATLFSPLASAGAEFWGKESKMESPLPSGRREAIRATLSSEMLRAAGLWQGVQQMREAPLAERISWVHKVTRQMIRPLEDPSNHWQTPSQTLARRSGDCEDYAVLRIELLRWLGVPSSHMAAFVGTRGGEGHVVAAVSTRNGTWTLDNMSFSAYLSSAPRGFTPEVGVNRQGAWWH
- a CDS encoding Fpg/Nei family DNA glycosylase, yielding MPELAEVEAVRRKLASTLKGRKIKEIVTDDKDRWLFAFVRSAEVEKALVGAKITGAGRKGKYFWLELNKKPWPIFHLGMSGNISLLEDASTGRHRDIWGGTKLWSLEDDDDPKGRMWFCRLLLICDKKIEMAFTDPRRFGRMWLADDPWEHPRIKRLGFDPLIDWPTVKVLSEKLKKRKKAIKAVLLDQTLFAGIGNWLADEILFQARIAPHRLASELKPAELKLLHKMTLAVVKKAASVDADYERFPKTWLFHHRWGKSKNAKTSKGQKIQHDEVGGRTTAWVPGWQK